Proteins from a single region of Symphalangus syndactylus isolate Jambi chromosome 12, NHGRI_mSymSyn1-v2.1_pri, whole genome shotgun sequence:
- the HYI gene encoding putative hydroxypyruvate isomerase → MAPLRFSANLSWLFPELSGLPARLRAAGSSGFEAVEVAWPYAETPEGLARAAREAGLRLVLINTPPGDQEKGEMGLGAVPGRQAAFREGLEQAVRYAKALDCPRIHLMAGRVPQGADRIAVKAEMETVFLENLRHAAGVLAQEDLVGLLEPINTRITDPQYFLDTPQQAAAILQKVGRPNLQLQMDIFHWQIMDGNLTGNIREFLPIVGHVQVAQVPGRGEPSSPGELNFPYLFQLLEDEGYKGFVGCEYQPRGDTVEGLSWLRSYWDRRGHPEAGQ, encoded by the exons ATGGCGCCGCTGCGCTTCTCCGCCAATCTGTCCTGGCTATTCCCCGAGCTCTCCGGCCTCCCCGCGCGGCTGCGGGCCGCGGGCAGCTCGGGCTTCGAGGCCGTCGAGGTGGCCTGGCCGTACGCGGAGACGCCTGAGGGGCTGGCGCGCGCCGCGCGAGAAGCGGGTCTGCGGCTTGTACTGATCAACACGCCCCCGG GAGACCAAGAGAAGGGGGAAATGGGGCTGGGGGCCGTCCCCGGGAGACAGGCGGCCTTCCGAGAGGGACTGGAGCAGGCCGTGCGGTACGCCAAAGCCCTGGACTGTCCCAG GATCCACCTGATGGCGGGCCGAGTACCCCAGGGGGCTGATCGAATAGCAGTCAAGGCTGAGATGGAGACCGTTTTTCTGGAGAACCTGAGGCATGCAGCTGGGGTTTTGGCTCAG GAGGACCTCGTGGGACTGCTGGAGCCCATCAACACCCGCATCACTGACCCCCAGTACTTCCTGGACACGCCCCAGCAGG CGGCAGCCATCTTACAGAAGGTGGGGAGACCCAACCTCCAATTACAAATG GACATATTCCACTGGCAGATCATGGATGGGAACCTGACAGGAAACATCCGGGAGTTCCTGCCCATTGTTG GGCATGTGCAGGTGGCACAGGTCCCAGGCCGAGGGGAGCCCAGCAGCCCCGGAGAGCTGAACTTCCCCTATCTGTTTCAACTGCTGGAAGATGAAGGCTACAAAGGCTTTGTGGGCTGCGAGTATCAGCCTCGAG GAGACACAGTAGAGGGCTTGAGTTGGCTACGTTCATACTGGGATAGGCGGGGCCACCCAGAGGCTGGCCAGTGA